A portion of the Burkholderia pseudomultivorans genome contains these proteins:
- a CDS encoding UvrD-helicase domain-containing protein, with the protein MPDLLANLNPEQYAAVTLPNEPALILAGAGSGKTRVLITRIAWLIQQGYASPATVLAVTFTNKAAREMMARLSAMMPIDTRGMWIGTFHGLCNRMLRTHWRDAGLPQTFQILDTADQLSAIKRLMKGLNVDDEKFPPKNVQYFINNAKEQGLRPDKVDASDNFNRKFVELYQAYDQQCQREGVVDFPELLLRCYELLAYNAPLRAHYQARFRHILVDEFQDTNKLQYAWLKMLAGGENAIFAVGDDDQSIYAFRGANVGNMRDFEDEFRVRNLIKLEQNYRSHGNILDAANQLISNNAHRLGKNLRTDAGHGEPVRVYEASTDAQEASWIVEEIRSLINTGLSRSEVAVLYRSNAQSRAIEHTLMTSGIPYRVYGGLRFFERQEVKHALAYLRLIDNPNDDTAFARVVNFPTRGIGARSIEQLADAARLYGCSMAAAIPYVTGKAGTSLGAFANLIAKMRAETQQMSLPETVEYVVRASGLADFYQGEREGQDRLENLQELVNAATAFVSEEGYGLDTPARSIPLRAGAIAAPELGAAGDDASVEVLEPAPLDDPAQNPDTMTPLAGFLSHASLEAGDNQAQAGQDAVQLMTVHAAKGLEFAAVFITGLEEGLFPHENSVLESDGLEEERRLMYVAITRAKERLYLSFAQSRMLHGQTRYNVRSRFFDELPEHVLKWLTPKVEAGSRWGGRSDNAGYGRDWFARPGGSREQIVDAAVSAPLPAFADKQRAADTGFRVGQQVFHTKFGEGTVTALEGNGADAKAQVKFKRHGEKWLALAVAKLQAVE; encoded by the coding sequence ATGCCCGATCTGCTCGCCAACCTGAACCCTGAACAATATGCCGCCGTCACGCTGCCGAACGAACCGGCGCTGATTCTCGCGGGGGCGGGCAGCGGCAAGACCCGCGTGCTGATCACGCGGATCGCGTGGCTGATCCAGCAGGGCTACGCGTCGCCCGCCACCGTGCTCGCCGTTACCTTCACGAACAAGGCCGCGCGCGAGATGATGGCGCGCCTGTCGGCGATGATGCCGATCGACACGCGCGGGATGTGGATCGGCACGTTCCACGGCCTGTGCAACCGGATGCTGCGCACGCACTGGCGCGACGCGGGGCTGCCGCAAACCTTCCAGATCCTCGACACGGCCGACCAGCTGTCCGCGATCAAGCGGCTGATGAAGGGCCTCAACGTCGACGACGAGAAATTCCCGCCGAAGAACGTCCAGTACTTCATCAACAACGCGAAGGAGCAGGGGCTGCGCCCCGACAAGGTCGACGCGTCCGACAACTTCAACCGCAAGTTCGTCGAGCTGTACCAGGCGTACGACCAGCAGTGCCAGCGCGAGGGCGTCGTCGACTTCCCCGAGCTGCTGCTGCGCTGCTACGAACTGCTCGCGTACAACGCGCCGCTGCGCGCGCACTACCAGGCGCGCTTCCGGCACATCCTCGTCGACGAGTTCCAGGACACCAACAAGCTGCAGTACGCGTGGCTGAAGATGCTCGCGGGCGGCGAGAACGCGATCTTCGCGGTCGGCGACGACGACCAGTCGATCTACGCGTTCCGCGGCGCGAACGTCGGCAACATGCGCGACTTCGAAGACGAATTCCGCGTGCGCAACCTGATCAAGCTCGAGCAGAACTACCGCTCGCACGGCAACATCCTCGACGCCGCGAACCAGCTGATCTCGAACAACGCGCACCGCCTCGGCAAGAACCTGCGCACCGACGCCGGCCACGGCGAGCCGGTGCGCGTGTACGAAGCGAGCACCGATGCGCAGGAAGCGAGCTGGATCGTCGAGGAGATCCGCTCGCTGATCAACACGGGGCTGTCGCGCAGCGAGGTCGCGGTGCTGTACCGGAGCAACGCGCAGTCGCGCGCGATCGAGCACACGCTGATGACCTCGGGCATCCCGTACCGCGTGTACGGCGGCCTGCGCTTCTTCGAGCGGCAGGAAGTGAAGCATGCGCTCGCGTATCTGCGCCTGATCGACAACCCGAACGACGACACCGCGTTCGCGCGCGTCGTGAACTTCCCGACGCGCGGGATCGGCGCGCGCTCGATCGAGCAGCTCGCCGACGCCGCGCGCCTGTACGGCTGCTCGATGGCCGCCGCGATCCCGTACGTGACGGGCAAGGCCGGCACGAGCCTCGGCGCGTTCGCGAACCTGATCGCGAAGATGCGCGCGGAAACGCAGCAGATGAGCCTGCCCGAGACGGTCGAATACGTGGTGCGCGCGAGCGGCCTCGCCGATTTCTACCAGGGCGAGCGCGAAGGGCAGGACCGCCTCGAGAACCTGCAGGAACTCGTGAATGCGGCGACCGCGTTCGTCAGCGAGGAAGGCTACGGGCTCGACACGCCCGCGCGCTCGATTCCGCTGCGCGCGGGCGCGATCGCGGCGCCGGAGCTCGGCGCGGCCGGCGACGACGCGTCGGTCGAGGTGCTCGAACCGGCGCCGCTCGACGATCCCGCGCAGAACCCCGACACGATGACGCCGCTCGCCGGCTTCCTGTCGCACGCGTCGCTCGAGGCCGGCGACAATCAGGCGCAGGCCGGGCAGGACGCGGTGCAGCTGATGACGGTGCACGCGGCGAAGGGCCTCGAATTCGCGGCCGTGTTCATCACCGGCCTCGAGGAAGGCCTGTTCCCGCACGAGAACAGCGTGCTCGAATCGGACGGCCTCGAGGAAGAGCGCCGCCTGATGTACGTCGCGATCACGCGCGCGAAGGAGCGGCTCTACCTGTCGTTCGCGCAGAGCCGGATGCTGCACGGCCAGACGCGCTACAACGTGCGTTCGCGCTTTTTCGACGAGCTGCCGGAACACGTGCTGAAGTGGCTGACGCCGAAGGTCGAGGCCGGTTCGCGCTGGGGCGGCCGGTCGGACAACGCGGGTTACGGGCGCGACTGGTTCGCGCGGCCGGGCGGTTCGCGCGAGCAGATCGTCGACGCGGCCGTGTCGGCGCCGCTGCCGGCGTTCGCGGACAAGCAGCGCGCAGCCGACACCGGCTTCCGGGTCGGCCAGCAGGTGTTCCATACGAAGTTCGGCGAGGGCACGGTCACCGCGCTCGAAGGCAACGGCGCCGATGCGAAGGCGCAGGTGAAATTCAAGCGGCACGGCGAGAAATGGCTCGCGCTGGCGGTCGCGAAACTGCAGGCGGTGGAATGA
- a CDS encoding FUSC family protein: MSSSSTASPPAGGTLSARYAAFSDWARTDGVAWLYLAKALLAAFISLGVSMRLDLPAPKTAMTTVFIVMQPQSGAVLAKSFYRVAGTIFGLIATLTFVSLFPQQPQLFLLAIALWIALCTAGAARNRNFRSYGFLLAGYTTALIGLPASQHPDGAFMSAMTRVSEVIVGIVSAGVVSALVFPQYTGEQMRTTVRKRFGSFVDYVAAALSGQLDRAHIETIHTRFVADVVGFEAARSMAVFEDPGTRMRGGRLARLNSEFMSASSRFHALHQLMNRLRAAGAQAAIDAIEPYFREIAPLLTRNGEPVRSSTDAAHAAEQLLAWRDALPRRIRATRAECEAQPDFPLLDFDTAAELLYRFITDLHEYAATYASLASETHERERWIEHYEPRTNLTAAVIAGIRTATVILLLGWFWIETAWPNGVTLVLTAAATCALASSTPRPTAMSAQMGMGTALAVCTGMLLMFGIYPRIDGFVLLCVALAPLLAIGIYMTMKPKLAGYGMGYLIFFCFLAGPDSITHYDPSSFMNDALALVLSMLVSAIAFAVMFPPTAPWLKKRLFADLRHQAVAACHARLAGLRTRFESGARDLMYQAHTLSADQPDVQRDALRWMFAVLEAGNAAIDLRQELSTLPSDPRYAPTMPWRRAIETMRSALSALFAKPDAARFDATLAAVNAAIDATRPMPDAFASSREDRHRLQRILSHLHFVRTALLDPESPLEPLNRNRTQGTLS; this comes from the coding sequence ATGTCATCCTCCTCCACCGCCTCCCCGCCCGCCGGCGGCACGCTGTCGGCCCGCTACGCGGCCTTCAGCGACTGGGCCCGCACCGACGGCGTCGCGTGGCTCTATCTCGCCAAGGCGCTGCTCGCCGCGTTCATCTCGCTCGGCGTGTCGATGCGACTCGACCTGCCGGCGCCCAAGACCGCGATGACCACGGTGTTCATCGTGATGCAGCCGCAAAGCGGCGCGGTGCTCGCGAAAAGCTTCTACCGCGTCGCCGGCACGATCTTCGGGCTGATCGCGACGCTCACGTTCGTGTCGCTGTTCCCGCAGCAGCCGCAGCTGTTCCTGCTGGCGATCGCGCTGTGGATCGCGCTGTGCACGGCCGGCGCCGCGCGCAACCGCAATTTCCGCAGCTACGGCTTCCTGCTCGCCGGCTATACGACCGCGCTGATCGGCCTGCCCGCGTCGCAGCACCCGGACGGCGCGTTCATGAGCGCGATGACGCGCGTGTCCGAGGTGATCGTCGGGATCGTGTCGGCCGGCGTCGTCAGCGCGCTGGTATTTCCGCAGTACACCGGCGAGCAGATGCGCACCACGGTGCGCAAGCGCTTCGGCAGCTTCGTCGACTACGTCGCAGCGGCGCTGTCGGGGCAGCTCGACCGCGCGCACATCGAGACCATCCATACGCGCTTCGTCGCCGACGTGGTCGGCTTCGAGGCCGCGCGCAGCATGGCCGTGTTCGAGGACCCCGGCACGCGCATGCGCGGCGGCCGCCTGGCGCGGCTGAACAGCGAGTTCATGAGCGCATCGAGCCGCTTCCATGCGCTGCACCAGCTGATGAACCGGCTGCGCGCGGCCGGCGCGCAGGCCGCGATCGACGCGATCGAGCCGTATTTCCGCGAAATCGCGCCGCTGCTCACGCGCAACGGCGAACCGGTGCGCAGCTCGACCGACGCGGCGCACGCAGCCGAGCAGCTGCTCGCGTGGCGCGACGCGCTGCCGCGCCGCATCCGCGCGACGCGCGCCGAGTGCGAAGCGCAGCCCGATTTCCCGCTGCTCGACTTCGATACGGCCGCCGAGCTGCTGTACCGCTTCATCACCGACCTGCACGAATATGCGGCGACCTACGCGTCGCTCGCGAGCGAGACGCACGAGCGCGAACGCTGGATCGAACACTACGAGCCGCGCACCAACCTGACGGCCGCCGTGATCGCCGGCATCCGCACCGCGACGGTGATCCTGCTGCTCGGCTGGTTCTGGATCGAGACCGCCTGGCCGAACGGCGTCACGCTGGTGCTCACCGCGGCGGCGACCTGCGCGCTCGCGTCGTCGACGCCGCGCCCGACCGCGATGTCCGCGCAAATGGGCATGGGCACCGCGCTCGCCGTGTGCACCGGCATGCTGCTGATGTTCGGCATCTACCCGCGGATCGACGGCTTCGTGCTGCTGTGCGTGGCGCTCGCGCCGCTGCTCGCGATCGGCATCTACATGACGATGAAGCCGAAGCTGGCGGGCTACGGGATGGGCTACCTGATCTTCTTCTGCTTCCTCGCCGGCCCGGACAGCATCACGCACTACGATCCGTCGAGCTTCATGAACGACGCGCTCGCGCTGGTGCTGTCGATGCTGGTCTCGGCGATCGCGTTCGCGGTCATGTTCCCGCCGACCGCGCCGTGGCTGAAGAAGCGCCTGTTCGCCGACCTGCGCCATCAGGCGGTCGCCGCCTGCCATGCGCGGCTCGCGGGCCTGCGCACGCGCTTCGAGAGCGGCGCGCGCGACCTGATGTACCAGGCGCACACACTGTCGGCCGACCAGCCCGACGTGCAGCGCGACGCGCTGCGCTGGATGTTCGCGGTGCTCGAAGCCGGCAACGCGGCGATCGACCTGCGCCAGGAGCTGTCGACGCTGCCGTCCGACCCGCGCTATGCGCCGACGATGCCGTGGCGGCGCGCGATCGAGACGATGCGCAGCGCGCTGTCCGCGCTGTTCGCGAAGCCCGACGCGGCACGCTTCGACGCGACGCTCGCCGCGGTGAACGCCGCGATCGACGCGACGCGGCCGATGCCCGACGCGTTCGCATCGTCGCGCGAAGACCGTCACCGGCTGCAGCGGATCCTGAGCCATCTGCATTTCGTGCGCACGGCGCTGCTCGACCCGGAATCGCCGCTCGAGCCGCTCAATCGCAACCGCACCCAAGGAACCTTGTCATGA
- a CDS encoding 5'-methylthioadenosine/adenosylhomocysteine nucleosidase, whose protein sequence is MMSIDMVSTVSTRPLGVLAALPEELGDLIAAMRADGHMKTVTLGRRDYHVGTVHGAPCVVTLARVGKVAAAATVSALIHVFGVAGVVFTGVAGGVSRTVRVGDVVVADTLLQHDLDASPLFPRYEVPLLGITRFATDAALTARLKAACALFVAEEGARFAERFGLAGATLHGGLVISGDRFVSSEREVVALRDALPDALAVEMEGAAIAQVCAEHDVPFALVRTISDTADDHATQSFSHFLSAIASSYSSGILKRFLTLHATTAA, encoded by the coding sequence ATGATGAGCATCGACATGGTTTCAACGGTATCCACGCGTCCGCTCGGTGTGCTCGCCGCGCTTCCCGAGGAACTCGGCGACCTGATCGCCGCGATGCGTGCCGACGGTCACATGAAGACCGTCACGCTCGGCCGCCGCGATTATCACGTCGGCACCGTGCATGGCGCGCCCTGCGTCGTCACGCTCGCGCGCGTCGGCAAGGTCGCGGCCGCCGCGACGGTCAGCGCGCTGATCCACGTGTTCGGCGTCGCGGGCGTCGTGTTTACCGGCGTGGCGGGCGGCGTGTCGCGTACGGTGCGCGTCGGCGACGTCGTGGTCGCCGATACGCTGCTGCAGCACGATCTCGACGCCTCGCCGCTGTTCCCGCGCTACGAGGTGCCGCTGCTCGGCATCACGCGCTTTGCGACCGACGCGGCGCTGACGGCGCGCCTGAAGGCCGCGTGCGCGCTGTTCGTCGCGGAAGAGGGCGCACGGTTCGCCGAGCGCTTCGGGCTGGCCGGCGCGACGCTGCACGGCGGGCTCGTGATCAGCGGCGACCGTTTCGTGTCGAGCGAGCGCGAGGTCGTCGCGTTGCGCGACGCGCTGCCGGACGCGCTCGCGGTCGAGATGGAAGGCGCGGCGATCGCGCAGGTGTGCGCGGAGCACGATGTGCCGTTCGCGCTCGTGCGCACGATTTCCGACACGGCCGACGATCACGCGACGCAGTCGTTCTCGCATTTCCTGTCGGCGATCGCGAGCAGCTATTCGTCCGGCATCCTCAAGCGCTTCCTGACGCTGCATGCGACGACGGCGGCCTGA
- a CDS encoding HlyD family secretion protein yields the protein MMLRKLFGFVATAVILIVAILIGRSLWVHYMDDPWTRDGRVRAEIVNVAPDVSGAIVELPVHDNQLVRKGDLIMQIDPSHYQIAVEQAQAAVAARRAELQMRRDDAARRADLDALVVSKENRENAAHSASSADAQYQQALAALDAAKLNLERTRVVAPVDGYITNLQTFKGNYAVAGQAKLAIVDSHSFWVYGYFEETKLPRVKIGAPAEMRLMSGGVMKGHVESISRGIYDRDNPQSRDLVADVNPTFNWVRLAQRVPVRIKIDEVPADVVLSAGTTCTVIIDPDRQKKS from the coding sequence ATGATGCTCAGAAAACTCTTCGGCTTCGTCGCGACCGCCGTCATCCTCATCGTCGCGATCCTGATCGGGCGCTCGCTGTGGGTGCACTACATGGACGATCCGTGGACGCGCGACGGACGCGTACGCGCCGAGATCGTCAACGTCGCGCCGGACGTGTCGGGCGCGATCGTCGAGCTGCCGGTGCATGACAACCAGCTCGTCAGGAAAGGCGACCTGATCATGCAGATCGACCCGTCGCACTACCAGATCGCGGTCGAGCAGGCGCAGGCGGCCGTCGCCGCCCGCCGCGCGGAACTGCAGATGCGCCGCGACGACGCGGCGCGCCGCGCGGACCTCGACGCGCTCGTCGTGTCGAAGGAAAACCGCGAGAACGCCGCGCACAGCGCGTCGAGCGCCGACGCGCAATACCAGCAGGCGCTCGCCGCACTCGACGCCGCGAAGCTGAACCTCGAACGCACGCGCGTGGTCGCGCCGGTCGACGGCTACATCACGAACCTGCAGACCTTCAAGGGCAACTATGCCGTGGCCGGCCAGGCCAAGCTCGCGATCGTGGACAGCCATTCGTTCTGGGTGTACGGCTACTTCGAGGAAACCAAGCTGCCGCGCGTGAAGATCGGCGCGCCGGCCGAGATGCGGCTGATGAGCGGCGGCGTGATGAAAGGCCACGTCGAGAGCATCTCGCGCGGCATCTACGATCGCGACAATCCGCAAAGCCGCGACCTCGTCGCCGACGTGAACCCGACCTTCAACTGGGTGCGCCTCGCGCAGCGCGTGCCGGTGCGCATCAAGATCGACGAGGTGCCGGCCGACGTGGTGCTGTCGGCGGGCACGACCTGCACGGTCATCATCGACCCGGACCGGCAGAAGAAGTCGTGA
- a CDS encoding methyl-accepting chemotaxis protein, translating into MKAASLHPQSGAAAPVATARAAPRPRRERRPWTVKATLRVAFAVLLAGTLAIGVFSLWQISRLNASIASVYEQGHVASRAAAEVRAEVLRASRAQKMLLTASTAKERDELGAEVDAGLASIGRALGTLQRTADPADAGDSARLHAFSAAIDTWSGHLRDFVALVRAQPLDLSQMNWQVGTQDVSLLVETGKLEKQVADLVATRGAKSKATLDASATIFSSSFAMIAAMTAALIVLAIAIAARVVRRLTAQLGGEPAYAKAIAADIARGDLTRPIVLGRHDRDSMVRALADMQTGLAATVGEIAVSADAIASASGEISTGNLDLSQRTAQQAAALERTAASMEQLTSTVRQNAEHARQASTLAADASAVAEAGGAVVGRMVATMSEIDDGAKSIRDIIGTIEGIAFQTNILALNAAVEAARAGEQGRGFAVVAGEVRSLAQRAATAAKEIRALIGASVERVADGAALAHDAGRTMGDVVRAVKRVTDIISEISSASDEQSAGIDEIGRAVTQMDAGTQQNAALVEQAAAAARALDEQAQALKALVGRFRVAA; encoded by the coding sequence ATGAAGGCAGCATCATTGCATCCGCAATCCGGCGCAGCCGCGCCCGTCGCCACCGCGCGCGCCGCACCGCGGCCGCGGCGCGAACGCCGGCCCTGGACCGTCAAGGCGACGCTGCGCGTCGCGTTCGCGGTCCTGCTGGCCGGCACGCTCGCGATCGGCGTGTTCTCGCTGTGGCAGATCAGCCGGCTGAACGCGTCGATCGCGTCGGTCTACGAGCAGGGACATGTCGCGAGCCGCGCCGCCGCGGAAGTGCGCGCCGAGGTGCTGCGTGCGAGCCGCGCGCAAAAGATGCTGCTGACCGCCAGCACCGCGAAGGAGCGCGACGAACTGGGCGCCGAAGTCGATGCGGGGCTGGCGTCGATCGGCCGCGCGCTCGGCACGCTGCAGCGCACCGCGGATCCGGCGGACGCCGGCGATTCGGCGCGCCTGCATGCGTTCTCGGCGGCGATCGATACGTGGAGCGGGCATCTGCGGGATTTCGTCGCGCTGGTGCGCGCGCAGCCGCTCGACCTGTCGCAGATGAACTGGCAGGTCGGCACGCAGGACGTGTCGCTGCTGGTCGAGACCGGCAAGCTCGAGAAGCAGGTCGCCGATCTCGTCGCGACGCGCGGCGCGAAGTCGAAGGCGACGCTCGATGCGTCCGCGACGATTTTCTCGTCGTCGTTCGCGATGATCGCGGCGATGACGGCCGCGCTGATCGTGCTCGCGATCGCGATTGCCGCGCGGGTCGTGCGCCGGCTGACCGCGCAGCTCGGCGGCGAGCCCGCCTATGCGAAGGCGATCGCCGCGGACATCGCGCGCGGCGACCTCACGCGGCCGATCGTGCTCGGCCGGCACGACCGCGACAGCATGGTGCGCGCGCTGGCCGACATGCAGACGGGGCTCGCGGCGACCGTCGGCGAGATTGCCGTCAGCGCCGATGCGATCGCGTCGGCGTCCGGCGAGATCTCGACCGGCAATCTCGACCTGTCGCAGCGCACCGCGCAGCAGGCCGCCGCGCTCGAACGCACGGCCGCCAGCATGGAGCAGCTCACGTCGACGGTGCGGCAGAACGCCGAACACGCGCGGCAGGCGAGCACGCTGGCGGCCGATGCGTCGGCCGTCGCGGAAGCGGGCGGCGCGGTCGTCGGGCGCATGGTCGCGACCATGAGCGAGATCGACGACGGCGCGAAAAGCATCCGCGACATCATCGGCACGATCGAGGGGATTGCGTTCCAGACCAACATCCTCGCGTTGAACGCGGCGGTCGAGGCCGCGCGCGCCGGCGAGCAGGGGCGCGGCTTCGCGGTGGTGGCGGGCGAGGTGCGCTCGCTCGCGCAGCGCGCGGCGACGGCCGCGAAGGAAATCCGCGCGCTGATCGGCGCGTCGGTCGAGCGTGTCGCCGACGGCGCGGCGCTCGCGCACGATGCCGGCCGCACGATGGGCGACGTCGTGCGCGCGGTCAAGCGCGTGACCGACATCATCAGCGAAATCTCGTCGGCGTCGGACGAGCAGAGCGCCGGGATCGACGAAATCGGCCGCGCGGTCACGCAGATGGACGCCGGCACGCAGCAGAACGCGGCGCTCGTCGAACAGGCCGCCGCCGCGGCGCGCGCGCTCGACGAGCAGGCGCAGGCGCTCAAGGCGCTGGTCGGGCGCTTCCGGGTCGCGGCCTGA
- a CDS encoding DUF1656 domain-containing protein, translating to MMPREIAILDAYMPTVVLMFVVGALATWVVDRLLAYTGLYRLVWHPSLFRACLLVCICGGLSLAVYR from the coding sequence ATGATGCCGCGTGAAATCGCCATTCTCGATGCCTACATGCCCACGGTGGTGCTGATGTTCGTCGTCGGCGCGCTGGCGACGTGGGTCGTCGACCGCCTGCTCGCCTACACGGGCCTCTACCGTCTCGTCTGGCACCCGTCGCTGTTCCGGGCCTGCCTTCTCGTCTGCATTTGCGGCGGACTCAGTCTTGCCGTCTACCGTTGA
- a CDS encoding MFS transporter: protein METRLDTAAGAAAAPQPSAPPASRTVYPVLGAISFSHMLNDMIQSLILAIYPMLKSQFALSFAQIGLITLTYQITASLLQPLVGLYTDKRPKPYSLPVGMGFTLAGLLLMSTAQNFPMLLVAAALVGCGSSVFHPESSRVARMASGGQHGLAQSLFQVGGNAGSALGPLLAALVIIPHGQHSIAWFSAAALVAMVVLTQIGHWYKKHPSMKKKAASAGHPTLSRARVLGAISVLVLLVFSKYFYLASINSYFTFYLIDKFHLSVQAAQIHLFVFLAAVAAGTLIGGPIGDRIGRKYVIWVSILGVAPFTLLLPYANLFWTSVLSVIIGVVLASAFAAILVYATELMPGKVGMVAGLFFGFAFGLGGVGAAVLGQLADATSIAFVYKVCSFLPLIGVLTVLLPNLESSRRAKA, encoded by the coding sequence ATGGAAACCCGCCTCGACACGGCGGCCGGCGCCGCCGCCGCCCCGCAGCCGTCCGCTCCCCCCGCTTCCCGCACCGTCTATCCGGTGCTCGGCGCGATCAGCTTCTCGCACATGCTCAACGACATGATCCAGTCGTTGATCCTCGCGATCTACCCGATGCTCAAGAGCCAGTTCGCGCTGTCGTTCGCGCAGATCGGCCTGATCACGCTCACCTACCAGATCACCGCGTCGCTGCTGCAGCCGCTGGTCGGCCTCTATACCGACAAGCGTCCGAAGCCGTATTCGCTGCCGGTCGGCATGGGCTTCACGCTCGCCGGGCTGCTGCTGATGTCGACCGCGCAGAACTTCCCGATGCTGCTGGTGGCCGCGGCACTGGTCGGCTGCGGCTCGTCGGTGTTCCATCCGGAATCGTCGCGCGTCGCACGGATGGCGTCGGGCGGCCAGCACGGGCTCGCGCAGTCGCTGTTCCAGGTCGGCGGCAACGCCGGCTCGGCGCTCGGGCCGCTGCTCGCCGCGCTCGTGATCATCCCGCACGGCCAGCACAGCATCGCGTGGTTCTCGGCCGCCGCGCTGGTCGCGATGGTCGTGCTCACGCAGATCGGCCACTGGTACAAGAAGCATCCGTCGATGAAGAAGAAGGCCGCGTCGGCCGGCCATCCGACGCTGTCGCGCGCCCGCGTGCTCGGCGCGATCAGCGTGCTGGTGCTGCTGGTGTTCTCGAAGTACTTCTACCTGGCGAGCATCAACAGCTATTTCACCTTCTACCTGATCGACAAGTTCCACCTGTCGGTGCAGGCTGCGCAGATCCATCTGTTCGTATTCCTCGCGGCCGTCGCGGCCGGCACGCTGATCGGCGGGCCGATCGGCGACCGGATCGGCCGCAAGTACGTGATCTGGGTGTCGATCCTCGGCGTCGCGCCGTTCACGCTGCTGCTGCCGTACGCGAACCTGTTCTGGACCAGCGTGCTGAGCGTGATCATCGGCGTCGTGCTGGCGTCGGCGTTCGCGGCGATCCTCGTCTACGCGACCGAGCTGATGCCCGGCAAGGTCGGCATGGTCGCGGGCCTGTTCTTCGGCTTCGCGTTCGGCCTCGGCGGCGTCGGGGCGGCCGTGCTCGGCCAGCTCGCCGACGCGACGAGCATCGCGTTCGTCTACAAGGTGTGCTCGTTCCTGCCGCTGATCGGCGTGCTGACGGTGCTGCTGCCGAACCTCGAAAGCAGCCGGCGCGCGAAGGCGTGA
- a CDS encoding EpsG family protein, producing MTITIYLTGYLWMLAFAAIGMRTRMSAWRWLSAGIAPAAAFAVLRGRTGTDTAVYQEIVAGIWSGNLKVVPRTLEPGFVWLVRALEWVGHDPRIATALLSLLVVVACVAAFGRRDDDACVFATLIFPLFFYDMAMSGLRYGIAFCVAKLASDAWARRRYGASAALAAVGTSMHVSAALLVVLLQVGRMRMLRYAALAVAIGAVLFAMHHAALLAKLGVYAAFTPPAQMSGSAPLVLALLLVVAGWGLLGRMPRTLVFLFVCEIASFALARISYAGLRFQWLVLFAAACRFVPLLRVPEVRRTPAIIVLLVIGAIGFAMRLRNMLGEAGLGPSPFLPFRFFWE from the coding sequence ATGACAATCACGATTTACCTGACGGGATACCTCTGGATGCTCGCGTTCGCCGCGATCGGCATGCGGACGCGCATGAGCGCATGGCGCTGGCTTTCGGCAGGCATCGCGCCGGCTGCGGCGTTCGCGGTGCTGCGCGGCCGGACTGGAACCGACACCGCGGTCTACCAGGAGATCGTCGCCGGCATCTGGAGCGGCAACCTGAAGGTCGTGCCGCGCACGCTCGAGCCGGGCTTCGTGTGGCTCGTGCGGGCGCTCGAATGGGTCGGGCACGATCCGCGCATCGCGACCGCGCTGCTGTCGCTGCTGGTCGTCGTCGCCTGCGTGGCCGCGTTCGGCCGGCGCGACGACGATGCCTGCGTGTTCGCGACGCTGATCTTCCCGCTGTTTTTCTACGACATGGCGATGAGCGGCCTGCGCTACGGCATCGCGTTCTGCGTCGCGAAGCTCGCGTCGGACGCCTGGGCGCGCCGCCGGTACGGTGCGTCGGCCGCACTCGCGGCGGTCGGCACGAGCATGCACGTGTCGGCCGCGCTGCTTGTCGTGCTGCTGCAGGTTGGCCGCATGCGGATGCTGCGCTACGCGGCGCTCGCAGTCGCGATCGGCGCCGTGTTGTTCGCGATGCATCACGCGGCGCTGCTCGCGAAGCTCGGCGTCTATGCGGCCTTCACGCCGCCCGCGCAGATGTCGGGCAGCGCGCCGCTGGTGCTCGCGCTGCTGCTGGTGGTGGCCGGCTGGGGGCTGCTCGGCCGCATGCCGCGCACGCTCGTGTTCCTGTTCGTCTGCGAGATCGCGAGCTTCGCGCTCGCGCGGATCAGCTATGCGGGCCTGCGTTTCCAGTGGCTCGTGCTGTTCGCCGCGGCGTGCCGGTTCGTGCCGCTGCTGCGCGTGCCGGAAGTGCGGCGTACGCCGGCGATCATCGTGTTGCTCGTGATCGGCGCGATCGGCTTCGCGATGCGCCTGCGCAACATGCTCGGCGAAGCGGGGCTGGGGCCGTCGCCGTTCCTGCCGTTCCGGTTCTTCTGGGAATGA